The Streptomyces kanamyceticus DNA segment GGACGTCGACGCGCAGCCGCGCGAGCTCCGCCGCGAGCACGTCAGGCGTCTGCGCCGTCTCGTCGCCGAGGATCACGCAGCAGCCGCCGGTGAGCAGCGGCACCCAGACCTCGAAACTGAGCGCGTCGAAGGCGGGGTTGGACAGGCACGAGTACCGCGCGCCCTCGTCGATGCGGAGGTAGCCGGGCCGTGCCAGGCGCAGGATCCCCGCGTCGAGCACCTCGACGCCCTTGGGGCGGCCGGTGGTGCCCGAGGTGTAGAAGACGAAGGAGACCGGCGCGGCACCTTCCTGCCGCGCGGGGAGGGCGCCCTCGGCGGCGGTGGCGCTCACGTCGCCGGCGTACGCGTCGTCGGCGTACGCGAGCAGCTCCGCGACCGGCAGCGGCCGGACGCCGGGCGGCAGGGCGTCCGGTTCCGTGCCCGCGTGCAGGACCGCCACGCAGGCCGAGTCGGTGAGGATGTGCCGTCGCCGGTCGGGCGGGCTCTGGGCGTCGAGCGGCACCACCACCGCACCGGCGCGCAGGATGCCGAGCATGGCGGGCACCAGCTGCCAGGAGCGCGGCAGACAGACCGCGACGGCCTGGCCGGGACGTACGCCGTGGGCGCGCAGCGCGGCGGCGACGGACGCGCTCGCGGCATCGAGGTCCGCGTAGTCCAGGCGGTGCGCGCCGTCGACGACCGCGAGGGCGGACGGATGGCGGCGCGCCCGCTGGAGCACGGCCAAGGCGAGGTCGCCGACCGGAGGGAGACCGTCGGCCGGGGCGTGGGCGGACGGACGCGCCGCGGAATCCATCAGCTCTCCCGCGCCTGGTCCGAACCGCTGCCGGAGACGGAATCCGGGCCACTCCCGGAGACGGATCCCGACCCGGCCCCCGCGAGCCGCTCCAACTCGGCTTCGATCGTCGCCGCCACCCGCAGGACCTCCGAGGACTCCAGCATCTCCCAGTGGTCGCACTTGACCGACTCGACCACGTGCTCGCCTTCGGCGCGGCGGCGCCAGAACTCCCGTACGGCACCTAGCATCTCGTCCGTCGTGCCCTCGACGGCCTCCAACAGGACCGTGCGCGCCGTGGTCGACGCGGGGACGTGGTCGCGCGAGGTGTGCAGGTTGTGGTTGTAGATGTGGTGGTACTGCTCGATCTGCCGGTCGTCGATGCCGGGGTACATGCCGTTGAACTTGATGAGCTTGTCGCGGAACTCCGCCATGCCCACCGGTTCGGTGGCCACGCGCAGCGCCGGGTCGTCCGTGGCCTGCGTGTCGAGCAGCACGACGCTCAGCCGCTCGCGTCCCGCCGCGGCGAGGCGGCGGCCCATCTCGTGGGCGACCAGGCCGCCGTAGGAGAGGCCGGTGAGGACCAGCGGCCCGTCCGGCAAGGGCTCGATGAGCTTCAGATACGCCTCGGCCATGGCCTCGACCGAGGGCAGGAAGTCCTCGCCGGGGTTGACGCCGGGCGACTGGATGCCCTGGACGCCGACGGATTCCGGCAGGGCCTTGGCGAGCGACAGATAGCAGAACGCGGTGCCGCCCGCCGGATGGACGCAGACCACCCGGGCCCGCCCCTCGCCCGCGCGGAACTCCAGGAGGTTGCTCGGCGGCGGACCCGACGCGCCCCTGCGCAGCCGCTCGCCCAGCGCCTCGATGGTCGGGTGCTGCAGGATGTCGCGGACCGGCAGCGTCTCGCCGAACTCCTCGCGGACGGCGTGCGCCAGCTTGATGGCGGAGATCGAGGTGCCCCCGACGTCGAAGAAGCTGTCGCTGATGCCGATCTCGGACTGCAGCAGCAGCCGCTGCCATATCCGGTACAGCGCCAGCTCGACGTGGTCGCGCGGACTCGCCTGGTTGACCTGCACGGGGCGGTCGGCCCGCGCCTTGGCGAGCAGTGCCGCGCGGTCGAGCTTGCCGTTGGTGGTCAGTGGCAGCTGCGGCAGTTCGACGAAGTACGCCGGGATCATGTAGGCGGGCAGGCGCTGCCCGAGCGCGGCGCGCCACGCGGCGTAGGACCGCGGCGCGGCGTCTCCCACGCCGACGGCCGCCACCAGGAACTGGTCGCCCGCGTCGTCCCGGTCGGCGAGGACCGCGGCCTCCACGACGCCCGGCTGGTCGAGCAGCGTCACCTCGATCTCACCCGGTTCGATGCGGAAGCCCCGCAGCTTCACCTGGTGGTCGTTGCGACCGGCGTACACGAGGTGGCCTTCGGGCAGCCAGCGCGCCTGGTCGCCGCTGCGGTACATGCGCTCACCGGGTACGAAGGGGTCGGCGACGAAGCGCTCCGCGGTCGCCGCGGTCCGGCTGAGATAGCCGCGGGCCGTACCCGCGCCCGCGACGTACAGCTCGCCGACGACGCCCACCGGCACCGGCTGCAGCCGCTCGTCGAGCACGTAGGTGCGCATGTTGGCGATCGGCGAGCCGATCGGGGACTGGCGCGCGATCGGCCGGATGTCGGGGTACGCGGTGCAGTACAGCGCGGTCTCGGTGGGCCCGTAGCCGTAGAGGATGCGCAGTCCTGGCAGCGTCTGTTCGAGGCGGTGCAGGCCGTCCTCGGGCAGGGATTCGAGGCCGGTGTGGATGAAGCGCAGCGCGAGACCGGCCAGGCGCTCCTCGGGCGCCTCGCAGAACCACTTGACGTAGGCGGGCGGCAGGAACACCTCCACGATGTGCCGCTCGCGCAGCCAGCCCGTCAGGAGCTCGGGGTCGTGGCGCACATCGCCGGGCACGAGATCCAGGGTGCCGCCGCTGGTGAGGGGCAGCAGGAACTCCTGGATCGAGGCGTCGAAGGCGAAGCTCGGCCACATCGCGGAGGGCAGCCCGGGCGTCGTGCCGAACGTGGCGATCCAGTTGTCGAGGACATTGAGGATGCCCCGGTGCGTGGCGGCCACCCCCTTGGGGCGGCCGGTCGAGCCCGAGGTGTAGATGACGTACGCCAGGTTGTCCGGTCGGTAGCCGATGCCGGGCGCGTCCTCGCGGAGCCCCTCGGCCGTCACCTCGGTGAGGGTCGGCCAGCCGTCCGGCGGCGCCGCGGCATCGGTCAGGACCAGCGCGGCCCCGGCGTCCGCGACCATGCCCGCGAGCCGTTCCTGGGGCAGCGCGGGATCGAGCGGCAGATAGGCGCCGCCCGCCTTGAGGATGCCCAGCATGGCCACCACGAGGTCCACCGAGAGGTTCAGGTGCAGACCGACCACGTCATCGGTGCGTACACCGCGCGCGATCAGGGCGTGGGCCAGGCGGTTGGCGCGCCGCTCCAGGGTGGCGAAGTCGAGCTGCTCGCCCTCGTGGACCACCGCGGCCTGATCGGGCCGCTCGCGCACCTGCGTCTCGAACCGCTCGACGAGACCGGCCGGGTCGCCGGGCCGCCGGGTGTCGTTGAAGCCCGTCAGGATCCGCCGGCGCTCCTGCGCGTCGAGCAGCGTGAGGGCGGCGGCGGGCCGCTCCGGGTCTTCGGTCATCTGGCGCAGGACCAGGCCGAGTTGGTGGCCGAAGCGTTCAGCGGTCGACGCGTCGAAGACCGCGGCGGCGTACTCCAGAGAGCCCACGACGCGGCCGTCGTCCGGCGTGAGGGACAGCGTCAGGTCGAACTTCGCGACGGTGTACGACGAGGGGAGCGGCGTGACCGCCACGCCCGGCAGCGTCAGTTCGTCCCGCTCGGCGCTCCGCCAGTCGAAGAACACCTGGAACAGCGGTGTGTGGGCGAGGCTCCGCTCCGGATTCACCACGTCGACGACCTGCTCGAACGGCAGCTCCGCGTGCTCGCGCGCCGCGAGCGACACGTCCCGTACGCGGCTCAGGAGTTCGGCCACCGTCGGCTCGGCCGAGAGGTCGACCCGCAGGGCCAGCGTGTTGGCGAAAAGGCCGATCAGGCCGTCGAATTCGGTACTCCCGCGCTGGGCCGTGGGCGTGCCGATCACCACGTCGGTCTGCCCCGAAAGACGGGAGAGGGCCAGCGCCCAGCCAGCGAGGACGACCGTGGACACCGTGCAGTCGTGGCGTCGCGCGAGCTCCTCCAGCGCCGCGGTGAGTTCCTCGTCGAAGGCGAGCGGCACCCGACCGCCGCGGACGTCCTGCTCGGCGGGGCGCGGCCGGTCGGTCGTCAGCTCGAGAAGCGCTGGGGCGTCCGCGAGGGCCCGCTGCCAGTAGGCGCGCTGCTGTTCGGCGGCACCCTCGGTCAGCCACTGGCGCTGCCGGGCCGCGTAGTCGGCGTACTGCACCGCCAGCGGCGGCAGCGGGTTGGCCGCGCCCTCGGTGAACGCGGCGTAGAGCGTGCCGAGTTCCCGGGTCAGGACGTCCAGCGACCAGTCGTCGGCGATGCTGTGGTGGAGCGTCAGAAGCAGGACGTGGCGGTCGGCGCCGAGCGCTGTCAGGCGGCCGCGGGCCAGCGGACCGCGTGCCAGGTCGAACGGCGTGGTGGCCTCAGCCCGCTGGAGCGCGACGAGTTGTTCTTCCGCGTCCGGCTGGCCGGTCAGGTCCTCAAAAGTGAGCGGGAAGCCCGCGTCGGCCGGACCGATCTCCTGGAACGGCGTGCCCGCCACCGTCGTGAAACGGGTCCGCAGCACCTCGTGACGGGAGCTCAGCGCGTCCAGGGCGCGGCCCAGTGCCGCGCGGTCGAGGGAGCCCGTCAGCTCGACCGCCAGGGGCAGGTGGTGCGCCTCGCTCGGGGTCCGCATCTGCGCCAGGAACCACAACCGCTGCTGCGCGTAGGACAATGCGGTGGGGGAATTGCGGAACTCTTGGTTCGCGGGCAAGGCTGACTCTCCACTCCGAGGGAACCCTATTCACGGTGGTGACGGGATATCGCCCGGCAGGGTCTGCCGAGCTCAAAAGCTGCCCCTCAACGCTTCATTGCGGTCCCGTAATGCACGTGCCGACCTTCAAACGCGATGATTGATCAATGCCTCGGAACCTGTCAATGGCCAGTCGTACGAGCCGCAACACTCCTGGCCCCAGGACGTGCGACCTGTCCGAACGGGCAGGAAGAAAGGTACGAAAGGGCAAGCGGAGTGGCGGGCATTGCCATTTGAGATGACCTGCTATGCGGCGCGCGAGGAAAGGTGCGGTGAAATCCGGGGAGGGCGGGAAAGCGGGAAAGCCGGTGAGGCCGGGAAAAACCGCGGGGGATCTCCCGTGCCTGCCGCGCGCCTCGGGCCTGGGTCGCCACTTGATCTCTCCGTTACACGGATCTCGGTCGAAGCGAGTACTGACTCCGCCCCGGCGGTCCTGACGGCGCCCGCCCCGCCGTCTTGACAGCACCCGCCCCTCGGCGATCGCCTGGAACCCGCCGTGGCGACGGGCCACGGCCGCCATGGCGCCGAGCGCGGGCACGGGGGAGCGAGGGACCATGCTTCGGGTGCACTTCACGTCCGAGGATCTGACACGGGTACGCATCGCGTCGGGTCCCGACCACCTGTGGGAGATCAGCAACAGCGTGCAGACCCTGCAACGACGGGACGGCGCACGGGAGTTCGGCGAGTGGCGCAGATGGGCGAGACCCCGCCTCTCGGAGAGTTCCCGGCTCCTCTCGCCCCTCCTGCCGCCGCACGGCAATTCGCCGGACTTCCTCACCCCTTCGCACGGGGGCAGTACGACGCTGGAGGCCGCGGTGGACGCGCTGGTGCGCACGCCCCGGCCGCGGCTCCGTGCCGATCTGCGGCGGGTGGCCGCCTCGCGCAGGCTGCCCGGCTGGACGGAGTCCCTGGCGGGCGGCGACGGGGTCACTCTGAAGCGGCTGGGGAAGGCGATCCAGACGTATCACCTGGAGGCGCTCGCGCCCTTCTGGCGGCGGGTGCACGCGCACGTCGACGCCGACCGGGTGCTGCGCGTGCGCAGCCTCATGGAAGGCGGCACGGAGGGGTTGTTGGCCGGTCTCGGGCCTCATTTCCGCTGGCATTCACCGGTGTTGGAG contains these protein-coding regions:
- a CDS encoding non-ribosomal peptide synthetase, with translation MPANQEFRNSPTALSYAQQRLWFLAQMRTPSEAHHLPLAVELTGSLDRAALGRALDALSSRHEVLRTRFTTVAGTPFQEIGPADAGFPLTFEDLTGQPDAEEQLVALQRAEATTPFDLARGPLARGRLTALGADRHVLLLTLHHSIADDWSLDVLTRELGTLYAAFTEGAANPLPPLAVQYADYAARQRQWLTEGAAEQQRAYWQRALADAPALLELTTDRPRPAEQDVRGGRVPLAFDEELTAALEELARRHDCTVSTVVLAGWALALSRLSGQTDVVIGTPTAQRGSTEFDGLIGLFANTLALRVDLSAEPTVAELLSRVRDVSLAAREHAELPFEQVVDVVNPERSLAHTPLFQVFFDWRSAERDELTLPGVAVTPLPSSYTVAKFDLTLSLTPDDGRVVGSLEYAAAVFDASTAERFGHQLGLVLRQMTEDPERPAAALTLLDAQERRRILTGFNDTRRPGDPAGLVERFETQVRERPDQAAVVHEGEQLDFATLERRANRLAHALIARGVRTDDVVGLHLNLSVDLVVAMLGILKAGGAYLPLDPALPQERLAGMVADAGAALVLTDAAAPPDGWPTLTEVTAEGLREDAPGIGYRPDNLAYVIYTSGSTGRPKGVAATHRGILNVLDNWIATFGTTPGLPSAMWPSFAFDASIQEFLLPLTSGGTLDLVPGDVRHDPELLTGWLRERHIVEVFLPPAYVKWFCEAPEERLAGLALRFIHTGLESLPEDGLHRLEQTLPGLRILYGYGPTETALYCTAYPDIRPIARQSPIGSPIANMRTYVLDERLQPVPVGVVGELYVAGAGTARGYLSRTAATAERFVADPFVPGERMYRSGDQARWLPEGHLVYAGRNDHQVKLRGFRIEPGEIEVTLLDQPGVVEAAVLADRDDAGDQFLVAAVGVGDAAPRSYAAWRAALGQRLPAYMIPAYFVELPQLPLTTNGKLDRAALLAKARADRPVQVNQASPRDHVELALYRIWQRLLLQSEIGISDSFFDVGGTSISAIKLAHAVREEFGETLPVRDILQHPTIEALGERLRRGASGPPPSNLLEFRAGEGRARVVCVHPAGGTAFCYLSLAKALPESVGVQGIQSPGVNPGEDFLPSVEAMAEAYLKLIEPLPDGPLVLTGLSYGGLVAHEMGRRLAAAGRERLSVVLLDTQATDDPALRVATEPVGMAEFRDKLIKFNGMYPGIDDRQIEQYHHIYNHNLHTSRDHVPASTTARTVLLEAVEGTTDEMLGAVREFWRRRAEGEHVVESVKCDHWEMLESSEVLRVAATIEAELERLAGAGSGSVSGSGPDSVSGSGSDQARES
- a CDS encoding ArsR/SmtB family transcription factor, with product MLRVHFTSEDLTRVRIASGPDHLWEISNSVQTLQRRDGAREFGEWRRWARPRLSESSRLLSPLLPPHGNSPDFLTPSHGGSTTLEAAVDALVRTPRPRLRADLRRVAASRRLPGWTESLAGGDGVTLKRLGKAIQTYHLEALAPFWRRVHAHVDADRVLRVRSLMEGGTEGLLAGLGPHFRWHSPVLEVDYPVDHELRLDGRGLTLQPSFFCWPTPITLADAELPPVLVYPIDHAMDWTRATADGRPDDSALGALVGHTRAAVLKAVRTGSSTVELARHLDVTHPAVSQHMKVLRAAGLVTTVRRAGRALHVATAEGRALLRSCERGDDG